A genomic window from Silene latifolia isolate original U9 population chromosome 11, ASM4854445v1, whole genome shotgun sequence includes:
- the LOC141615041 gene encoding uncharacterized protein LOC141615041: MATPNASASTSSTPLSNVSWLRSFMDRCKLEKNGSNFADWDAQLRLAAQGDDKLRYLTEASPTEPPNTRSAARQSYEDYQKESAAMKNVLIFAMEAELQRSAIKISTAHEIYMKLVNMFSRAPRVIQYEAASAFFDLNIKEGQKVSPHVLKLIEHVETLKSHKVEIPDELVIDRILHSLSKIKAYVQFRVNFNMQDKKVSLDELHKMLVQAERDMGLSVSTTKDVLNINQKSKGTFKKSGKKGKKRTPNRNKAKTYEASSSKPKYSAPSGDKCHYCCGVGHWKRNCSKYLGDIKAGKVTPVGPPPSKDKGKEKQV, from the exons atggcaactccaaacgcgtccgcatccactagttccacacCGCtttccaatgtgtcatggctccgatccttcatggatcgatgtaagttagaaaagaatgggtccaatttcgccgattgggatgcacaacttcgcttggccgcgcaaggtgacgacaagcttcgttaccttaccgaggcatctcccaccgaacctcCTAATACTAGGTCCGCCGCTAGGCAATCCTATGAggattaccaaaaggagtcggctgcaatgaaaaatgtattgatctttgctatggaggccgaactccaacgaagtgctataaagattagcaccgctcatgagatctacatgaagcttgtgaacatgttttcacgagctcctagggtcattcaatatgaggcggcttccgcattctttgatcttaacatcaaagagggccaaaaggtgagcccacatgtgctcaagttgatagagcatgttgagaccttgaaatcgcataaggtggaaattcccgatgaactcgtgattgatcgaattcttcattccctaagcaaaatcaaagcatatgttcaattccgggtgaattttaatatgcaagataagaaggtttcccttgatgagttgcacaaaatgcttgtgcaagccgaaagggatatggggctaagtgttagcaccaccaaagatgtgctcaatatcaatcaaaagagcaaaggaaccttcaagaaaagtgggaaaaagggaaagaagcgaactcccaacaggaacaaagctaagacttatgaagcaagctcctccaagcccaagtacagtgccccatccggggacaagtgccactattgttgtggtgttgggcattggaagagaaactgttccaagtatcttggcgacatcaaagctggaaaggttactccagtag ggccccctcctagcaaggacaaaggcaaggagaagcaagtctag